The following are from one region of the Juglans regia cultivar Chandler chromosome 10, Walnut 2.0, whole genome shotgun sequence genome:
- the LOC118349694 gene encoding protein FAR1-RELATED SEQUENCE 5-like — MKDFGWSSDSDDVEILTSTNCPQGVYETIEDETVEDQCNVNVGDCVNLGDLDDNRVNVENGDGDGDGDGDGDGVNFISTSSSGVLEPFIGKEFDEVEDAQAFYKAEGFRRESLKQKERQIPETAETKIGCKATMCIKKDGDRWKVCKFVPEHNHELLTPRSTSMLRGHRGVTRVQKNLILTLNESGVPTRKIMSVLSKEAGGDFKIGCIGKDVEKFLGNKRRKLFEEGDAQRLYAYFLDRQCKEPGFVYSMQVDENGCMGSCFWADVRSRSAYQYFGDVVTFDATYLTNIYKMSFVPFSGVNHHHQTIMFGCALLVNETAESYVWLLRTWQEAILGRAPSTIITDDDKAMAKAIAEVLPNTTHRLCLWHILQKFPEHLAHLYNKFPDFQKEFHHCIHDTITADEFEEEWVTILVKYGLVGNDWLQNLYNRREKWVPVYLRTTFCAGMSTTQRSESMNKFFKDYVRSSTMVSDFVHQYEKALDARYFKEKEKDVRTKSSRPVLKTCWGIEEEAIKVYTRKSFSIFQAELFNCQRYKATKVQTEGESKMYEVAPKGNDKRIYYVSVDCRSSTAICTCHMFEFLGILCRHILCVFMKKSNLDCLPPNYVLERWTINAKSRAIREIPNYEGHVSNGEDQIMRKSHLMMQFYDIAELGSQSRFQMEHLSLALDKVHKVLLLMDTMGEQNLEAGDMSRNESPALRSQVISNFSQTLQDPQRVPTKGRPKSLRAKNPRETALVKKRRCSICKIEGHTKNNCPSLGDAGITTLHNMSQRVDLERET, encoded by the exons ATGAAGGATTTTGGGTGGAGTTCGGATAGTGATGATGTTGAGATACTTACGAGTACAAATTGTCCACAAGGTGTATATGAAACTATTGAAGATGAAACTGTAGAAGATCAATGTAATGTGAATGTGGGAGATTGTGTGAATTTGGGAGACCTTGATGATAATAGAGTGAATGTGgaaaatggagatggagatggagatggagatggagatggagatggagtcaATTTCATTTCCACTTCTAGTAGTGGAGTTTTAGAACCGTTCATTGGGAAAGAATTTGATGAAGTTGAGGACGCCCAAGCATTTTACAAGGC GGAGGGATTTAGGCGTGAAAGtctcaaacaaaaagaaagacaaattcCCGAAACTGCTGAAACAAAGATTGGGTGTAAAGCTACTATGTGTATAAAAAAGGATGGTGATCGGTGGAAAGTATGCAAATTCGTGCCTGAACACAATCATGAGCTACTCACACCAAGAAGTACGAGTATGCTtcgtggacatagaggagtgaCACGTgtgcaaaaaaatctcattctcacTTTGAATGAGTCTGGTGTACCGACAAGGAAGATAATGTCGGTATTAAGCAAAGAAGCAGGTGgtgattttaaaattggttgtaTTGGAAAGGATGTAGAAAAGTTTTTgggaaataaaagaagaaagttgTTTGAAGAGGGAGATGCACAGAGGTTGTATGCATACTTTCTTGATCGACAGTGTAAAGAACCTGGGTTTGTGTACTCTATGCAGGTTGATGAGAATGGGTGTATGGGAAGCTGTTTTTGGGCAGATGTAAGATCAAGGTctgcatatcaatattttggagatgttgtCACGTTTGATGCGACGTACTtgacaaatatttataagatgtcaTTTGTGCCGTTCTCAGGAGTTAATCATCATCACCAAACCATAATGTTTGGTTGTGCGTTATTAGTCAATGAGACAGCTGAATCATATGTTTGGTTGCTAAGAACATGGCAAGAAGCAATACTTGGGCGTGCCCCTTCAACTATTATTACTGATGATGACAAAGCTATGGCTAAGGCCATTGCAGAGGTACTCCCAAATACAACTCACCGGTTATGCTTGTggcatattttacaaaaatttccagAACATTTGGCACATCTCTATAACAAGTTTCCAGACTTTCAAAAAGAGTTCCATCATTGTATCCATGATACAATAACAGCTGATGAGTTTGAGGAGGAATGGGTTACCATACTAGTGAAGTATGGTCTAGTAGGTAATGATTGGCTGCAAAATCTTTACAATCGACGAGAGAAGTGGGTTCCAGTTTATTTGCGAACCACATTTTGTGCCGGTATGTCAACCACACAAAGGAGCGAGAGcatgaataaatttttcaagGATTATGTGCGATCAAGCACGATGGTGAGTGACTTTGTGCATCAGTACGAGAAAGCATTAGATGCACGctattttaaagagaaagagaaggatgtAAGAACGAAATCGAGTAGGCcggttttgaaaacatgttggGGAATTGAAGAAGAAGCAATCAAAGTGTATACAAGGAAGTCCTTCAGTATCTTTCAAGCTGAGCTATTCAATTGCCAACGGTACAAAGCAACAAAAGTTCAAACTGAGGGTGAAAGTAAGATGTATGAGGTGGCACCTAAGGGCAATGACAAACGTATTTATTATGTGAGTGTGGACTGTAGATCATCAACAGCAATATGTACATGTCATATGTTTGAGTTTCTGGGTATTCTTTGTAGGCATATCCTATGTGTCTTCATGAAGAAATCAAATTTAGATTGTTTGCCACCTAACTATGTTCTTGAAAGATGGACCATAAACGCTAAGAGTCGAGCTATCCGTGAAATACCAAATTATGAGGGCCATGTTTCAAATGGAGAAGATCAGATAATGCGAAAAAGTCATTTGATGATGCAGTTTTACGACATTGCAGAACTTGGCTCACAATCAAGGTTTCAAATGGAACATCTTTCTCTTGCCTTGGACAAGGTACACAAGGTGTTGCTTTTGATGGATACCATGGGAGAACAAAATCTAGAAGCCGGAGACATGTCACGTAATGAATCCCCTGCATTAAGATCACAAGTAATATCAAATTTCTCACAAACTTTACAAGATCCTCAACGGGTGCCAACGAAAGGAAGACCAAAATCTTTGCGAGCAAAGAATCCGAGAGAGACAGCATTAGTTAAGAAAAGGCGTTGTAGCATTTGTAAGATTGAGGGTCATACCAAGAACAACTGTCCTTCGTTGGG GGATGCTGGAATTACGACATTGCACAACATGTCACAAAGGGTGGATCTTGAAAGGGAAACATGA